A region from the Diadema setosum chromosome 13, eeDiaSeto1, whole genome shotgun sequence genome encodes:
- the LOC140236448 gene encoding phospholipase A2 A2-actitoxin-Cgg2a-like, which translates to MAWERKWTVFAVLVSVAVVMAVVVPICVFQRRTGQQSASLSDGGAMPPSNLFLQFAAMIKCTTKTNPLQYQGYGCYCGFLNGEGTPVDETDRCCQAHDMCLDNLQATGVCPKGSFLLPYAAKIKGCGKNKVAKITCKPRQKYSGWERVASMGATECAEKLCKCDLEAATCFSRHQLNEQFKSRNKNRTLCSAPPTTPAITAAPGGTPTKLPTEGPQPFFRFQ; encoded by the exons ATGGCTTGGGAGAGAAAATGGACGGTGTTTGCTGTACTCGTATCCGTGGCCGTGG TGATGGCTGTGGTGGTACCCATATGTGTTTTCCAGAGGAGGACAGGCCAACAGT CCGCGTCTTTGTCGGATGGAGGCGCCATGCCACCTAGCAATCTATTTCTCCAGTTCGCTGCGATGATCAAGTGCACGACCAAAACCAACCCTCTTCAATACCAGGGTTACGGCTGCTACTGCGGGTTCCTGAACGGCGAAGGTACCCCTGTGGACGAAACGGACAG GTGTTGCCAAGCACACGATATGTGCTTAGACAATCTCCAGGCGACGGGGGTGTGTCCCAAGGGGTCCTTCTTGCTCCCCTATGCAGCGAAAATAAAGGGGTGCGGTAAAAACAAGGTCGCCAAGATAACATGCA AACCTCGTCAAAAGTACTCAGGCTGGGAGAGGGTGGCGTCCATGGGTGCTACGGAGTGCGCCGAGAAGTTGTGCAAGTGCGACCTTGAAGCTGCTACCTGCTTCAGCCGACACCAGTTGAATGAACAGTTCAAGTCCCGGAATAAGAACCGCACACTCTGCAGTGCGCCACCAACGACTCCAGCGATAACGGCAGCGCCAGGCGGAACGCCAACTAAACTGCCAACGGAGGGTCCACAACCGTTCTTTCGATTTCAGTGA